The segment GAAGTTTCTGGTGGATTCAGCCATCATCTGGAGGGAGAGAAGCTGTTCATAGGAGAAGACACAAACACCTTGCGTGTAGAGCACGTTTCGCGAGCCAGGAGAGTTGGCAATCACTTGAAGAAGCTGTTGTCTCGTCAGAGATTTGAGCAGACTGTTGCCTTCccctacttcttcttcttcttcttcttcgggtTTGGCTGGGTAGACGGAGTCGAGAGGCATCCAACGGAGAGAAGCGATCTGAGAGTGGAGAAAGGTGATGTACTTGTGCGTTTCCTCGAGAATCGCAGCCAAgctcatcttcttctcccacgGCATGATCTTCTCCAAGGATCTGATTCTGTCCGACACCTTCCTCGCACCGTGAACAGGAGGCTGAGACGCTACAGATTTAGCGTTGTTGTTGACATGACGCTGACTGTTGTGTCTAGCCACTGAGGGgggagcgagagagagagagggcgGCTCTTCCACGGATTTGAGATCTGGCAAGTGGAGAAACGGCGTGGCGGCTACGACGTCGTGGGAGAAGAGGTTCGACTCGGTGAGGTAGTCGCGAGTGAGGAGCGACAGAGACGAGTCTTGGTGAGTGTCGGAGAAGGTGATGAAGCCGCCGCCGTGAGGAGTGAAATCGGACTGAGGAAACGGAGGTAAGGATTCAATGTCGTCGTCGTAAGGATGATAATACTCCATGGGAGGAGGAGCGTACACTTGTGGAAGCGGCGGTAACTCGGAGAGCGCGTCGAATTCGTAACCGGACTCCATTGTCAGAGAGAAACAGAGGATGAAAAGGAAGATGACAACGTTGCTTGTGTTGATTGGGTGGATATTATACAAGAAAAAAGAGGAAAAGGAAATACTGACACGTGGATTTTATTGATTGGGTGGGGGAGAGAAGGCGGCGACGCGAGGAACGATGACGATTCTGTTATACGGACCCTCTGAGGTTATTGTCGACTGTTTGTTTATTTCTCTCTCTACCCAGGCAGTTTCATGCTTTGTACTGATTCAATCTCGACCGTTGGATTATCTCGTCGTTCAGATGCTTTGTAAAGGATATTTTGTTGGGTAGTGAAACATATTCTGATATACGGAGTGAGTTTGTTTGCTGCAATTGGGGGGCGTATTTGCTTTACACGTGTTCATCTACAAGCGTGACTGCCAAACTCTCTTTTTGCATCACTCTACTCGTGTGATAAGAGGTGCAACGAAATTGATCCAAAGCCATAAAATAAATTTCCCAAAAAGAGTTACTTATCCCGAAAAGGGCACCTGCTTAATGAAAGAGAAGGTTACCTTATGGAATGATTGTTTCTTGCTAACCACTGTAATGGTATATCCCTATCTACTGAATAGTGGACTAGATCGAGCATGCTCGCTGTCAAATCCTCTTGGGGATTTTCTTAAAGTCACTTTGTTCCTATACAACGCCTTTTGAGGttacaaatatatgttttctttaatttctgAAATAAAATTCCAGACCACTTCATTAAATTTGTTAGAGTTCTGAATCTGATCACTCTCTTATATATGACTTTTTTGCATGGTAAAACTTTCTagaatgtaaatatataagtgtCATGCCTTAAACAAATGTTAGACCAATCCAGCTtctgattataaaaataatagtttgggaACTTGGGAGAGTTTGTCGAACTTAAGGGGATAAGAAGGAGGATGTTCTCTTCAGTTCTTCAGTCTTTTAGTGTCTGTTGCGCACGAGCCCACTCGTGCACCCAAATACGAATTCACCTTCAAATAC is part of the Raphanus sativus cultivar WK10039 chromosome 5, ASM80110v3, whole genome shotgun sequence genome and harbors:
- the LOC108860190 gene encoding transcription factor bHLH117 yields the protein MESGYEFDALSELPPLPQVYAPPPMEYYHPYDDDIESLPPFPQSDFTPHGGGFITFSDTHQDSSLSLLTRDYLTESNLFSHDVVAATPFLHLPDLKSVEEPPSLSLAPPSVARHNSQRHVNNNAKSVASQPPVHGARKVSDRIRSLEKIMPWEKKMSLAAILEETHKYITFLHSQIASLRWMPLDSVYPAKPEEEEEEEVGEGNSLLKSLTRQQLLQVIANSPGSRNVLYTQGVCVFSYEQLLSLQMMAESTRNF